Proteins encoded together in one Candidatus Poribacteria bacterium window:
- a CDS encoding type II secretion system F family protein, which produces MPTFRYEALTHSGGTVNNTLEAESKAELISRLRQMGYWPTNIVEETEDTTPTDIRRWLQIGRRGVKAAEVEFFTYQLATLVNAHVPLPRALEVTLGQIESPALHRIVSQVKYDVEHGATFHDALSQHPKAFSNLYINMVRAGESGGVLGLVLERLAEFAERQRLLKNDVVSALFYPVILLTLSVTAVIVLMIFVIPQFTAMFNDLGVALPLPTQILISVTATFQSYWWIGLLIVIIGGAGLRQYLQRETGQIWFDRLKLKLPLIGPIFSTFAIVRFTRTMATLLENGVRMLPALQVVKDTIGNKVYSNVIAAAEVEVEQGSTLSRELGSSKDFPEFVTHMVAVGEESGEPVHMLSKLSEYYDLEIKKSLERLTSSIGPLVILFMGIIIGFIAVAMILPIFEANQLLSN; this is translated from the coding sequence GTGCCGACATTCCGATATGAAGCCCTCACGCATAGCGGTGGTACCGTTAATAATACGCTGGAAGCCGAATCTAAAGCCGAACTGATCTCTCGATTGCGACAGATGGGTTATTGGCCTACGAATATCGTTGAGGAGACAGAGGACACAACGCCCACCGATATACGTCGTTGGCTTCAAATCGGTCGTCGCGGTGTGAAAGCGGCGGAGGTTGAATTCTTCACTTATCAACTGGCGACGTTGGTAAACGCACACGTTCCACTGCCACGCGCCTTAGAGGTTACCCTCGGACAAATCGAGAGTCCTGCGCTCCATCGCATCGTTTCGCAAGTCAAATACGATGTTGAACACGGTGCGACCTTCCATGATGCCCTCAGCCAACACCCAAAAGCATTTTCAAACCTATACATCAACATGGTCCGCGCTGGCGAGAGCGGCGGTGTCCTCGGCTTAGTCTTAGAACGCCTCGCAGAATTCGCAGAACGACAGAGACTCCTGAAAAACGATGTTGTTTCAGCACTCTTTTATCCCGTCATCTTATTGACGCTTAGCGTCACTGCTGTTATAGTCCTCATGATCTTTGTGATACCACAATTTACCGCGATGTTCAACGATTTGGGAGTCGCCTTGCCGCTGCCAACCCAGATACTCATTAGCGTAACGGCTACTTTTCAAAGTTATTGGTGGATAGGACTTCTGATTGTTATTATCGGTGGCGCCGGGTTAAGACAATATCTACAGCGGGAAACCGGTCAAATCTGGTTTGACAGGTTGAAACTCAAACTGCCCCTCATCGGTCCGATATTTAGCACGTTTGCGATTGTCCGTTTCACACGGACGATGGCGACGCTTTTAGAAAACGGCGTACGGATGCTCCCTGCGCTCCAAGTCGTCAAAGACACTATAGGAAACAAGGTATACAGCAACGTTATTGCAGCAGCAGAAGTAGAAGTTGAACAAGGCTCAACGCTCTCGCGTGAACTCGGTAGCAGCAAAGATTTCCCCGAATTCGTCACACACATGGTCGCTGTCGGTGAAGAATCCGGTGAACCTGTTCACATGCTCAGCAAACTCTCTGAATACTACGATTTAGAAATAAAAAAGAGTCTTG